Proteins from one Hydrogenivirga caldilitoris genomic window:
- the atpC gene encoding ATP synthase F1 subunit epsilon, with amino-acid sequence MIRVEIVTPQGLSFSREVNSVNIPTVEGEIGVLQNHMYLMTLLKPGLVYFDGDEKKGMAVTYGVVDVTPEKVLILAEEAYEVGEIDVGKAKKEFEEAMRKLATAQTLEEIKEWERVKEKAQALVEVVERLR; translated from the coding sequence ATGATAAGGGTTGAGATAGTTACACCACAGGGTCTTTCCTTCTCAAGAGAGGTTAACTCCGTAAACATACCTACCGTGGAGGGTGAGATAGGAGTCCTACAGAATCACATGTACCTTATGACCCTCCTGAAGCCAGGTCTGGTTTACTTTGATGGAGATGAAAAGAAGGGGATGGCAGTTACCTACGGTGTAGTTGATGTTACACCTGAGAAGGTTCTCATCCTGGCTGAAGAGGCTTACGAGGTCGGGGAGATAGACGTAGGAAAGGCAAAGAAAGAATTTGAGGAGGCAATGAGGAAGCTCGCGACTGCCCAGACCCTTGAGGAGATAAAAGAGTGGGAGCGTGTTAAAGAGAAGGCTCAGGCTTTAGTTGAAGTGGTTGAAAGACTCAGGTAG
- a CDS encoding ABC transporter substrate-binding protein, producing the protein MRPVLLAFLVAFLAFFPFHRSKSPEGGSLPLIKVDPMNFSPKPGKEGGTLYFILNGDPKTLNPALAQETTSTAVIGDLFTGLTKLDLKTMEVKPDLAQSWEVSEKGRVWTFHLRRNIRWSDGEPFTAEDVVFTFNKVYYNDSIPSSTRDILTVKGKKIKVEKVDPYTVRFTLPEPFAPFLNALSAAILPKHKLERYVDAGTFNTAWNVNTDPREIVGTGPWVIKEYVKGQRVVYERNPYYYERDERGKRLPYMERKVGVIVSDPDTALLKFSNQEVDYIGLRTQDIQHIAKMKREDIKVYDLGSTPSTTFMVFNQNPKAKIPKYKLKWFQNRLFRVAISHAIDREGICYLVYNGLAKPLYTPITEANRPYYTEDYYPKFEYDLRKARQILESIGFRDRNGDGILEDPEGHELKFTLITNAGNKERETIGNIIKEDLKKIGIEVHFQPIDFNSLVARLTSPPYEWEAVIIGLTGSLDPHFGRNVWHSSGTLHMWYPRQEKPTTDWEAEVDRLIDLGAVELNFERRVEIYREAYRLITEQQPMIFIATPKSLLAVYDKFENLFPTVWGWYEEVRLFIRD; encoded by the coding sequence ATGAGACCTGTCCTGTTAGCGTTTCTGGTGGCATTTTTAGCCTTTTTTCCCTTCCATAGGTCTAAATCACCTGAGGGGGGCAGCTTACCTCTCATTAAGGTTGACCCGATGAATTTCTCCCCAAAACCAGGTAAAGAGGGAGGCACTCTATACTTCATCCTTAATGGAGATCCAAAAACCCTCAATCCAGCTTTAGCTCAGGAAACCACTTCAACGGCTGTTATAGGAGACCTGTTTACAGGTTTAACAAAACTGGACCTCAAAACCATGGAGGTTAAGCCTGATCTTGCACAGAGCTGGGAAGTGTCAGAAAAGGGGAGGGTTTGGACCTTTCACCTCAGGAGAAATATTAGGTGGAGCGATGGAGAACCCTTCACCGCCGAGGACGTGGTCTTCACCTTTAATAAAGTCTACTACAACGATTCTATACCATCCTCCACGAGGGACATACTGACAGTGAAGGGGAAGAAGATAAAGGTTGAAAAAGTTGACCCTTACACGGTCAGGTTTACCCTACCGGAACCCTTTGCCCCCTTTCTAAATGCCCTCAGTGCCGCCATACTACCAAAACACAAGCTTGAAAGGTACGTTGATGCGGGAACTTTCAACACAGCCTGGAATGTAAATACAGACCCCAGAGAGATAGTTGGTACAGGACCCTGGGTTATAAAGGAGTATGTAAAAGGGCAGAGAGTGGTATATGAGAGGAACCCTTACTACTATGAGAGGGATGAGCGAGGAAAAAGGCTACCTTACATGGAGAGGAAGGTCGGTGTGATAGTGAGTGACCCGGATACGGCTTTACTGAAATTTTCCAACCAGGAGGTAGACTATATAGGTCTCAGAACTCAAGACATCCAGCATATAGCCAAGATGAAGCGTGAAGATATAAAGGTATATGACCTTGGCTCAACCCCATCAACAACCTTCATGGTTTTTAACCAGAACCCCAAGGCTAAAATCCCTAAGTACAAGCTGAAGTGGTTTCAGAACAGGCTATTCAGAGTTGCTATATCCCACGCGATTGATAGGGAAGGGATATGTTACCTGGTATATAACGGGCTTGCAAAACCCCTTTACACGCCCATAACTGAGGCAAACAGACCCTACTATACAGAGGATTACTACCCTAAGTTTGAGTATGACCTTCGGAAGGCAAGGCAGATTCTTGAGAGTATCGGTTTCAGGGATAGGAACGGAGACGGCATACTTGAAGACCCTGAAGGTCACGAGCTTAAGTTCACCCTTATAACTAACGCTGGTAATAAGGAGAGGGAAACCATAGGGAACATAATTAAAGAGGACTTAAAGAAGATAGGCATAGAGGTTCACTTCCAGCCGATAGACTTTAACTCCCTTGTGGCAAGGCTGACATCACCTCCCTACGAGTGGGAAGCTGTGATAATAGGACTGACAGGGTCTTTAGACCCCCATTTTGGCAGGAACGTCTGGCACTCCTCTGGAACCCTTCATATGTGGTATCCCCGGCAGGAGAAACCCACCACTGACTGGGAAGCCGAGGTAGATAGGCTTATAGACTTAGGTGCAGTGGAGCTAAATTTTGAAAGGAGGGTTGAAATATACAGGGAAGCTTACAGGCTAATAACGGAACAGCAACCAATGATATTCATAGCCACACCTAAAAGTTTACTGGCAGTTTATGATAAGTTTGAGAACCTGTTCCCTACAGTCTGGGGCTGGTACGAGGAAGTCAGGCTCTTTATAAGGGATTAA
- the fabD gene encoding ACP S-malonyltransferase, which translates to MGKIAYVFPGQGSQYVGMAYDFYREFHQAADVFHEAEHSLRMSLPDLVDVVLKGPEEKLNRTIYTQPGILVASYAIYRVMEESGLPKPDYLAGHSLGEYTALLVAGGIELFEAVRLTYLRGKYMQEAVPEGKGAMAAVLKIPPEEVEKVCEEAREFGIVEPANYNSPQQTVISGEKQAVERASELAKQRGAKVIPLKVSVPSHCSLMKGAADAFRLKLAQTPIKNVDIPVVQNYTARDHKMAHEVRENLYRQIFSPVRWYQSIEYMVEQGVDTFVEVGPKNVLSKLIQQTVPEVRVFNIEKVEDLEKVKSAL; encoded by the coding sequence ATGGGGAAGATAGCCTACGTGTTTCCAGGTCAGGGTTCTCAGTATGTGGGAATGGCTTACGACTTTTACAGGGAATTCCATCAGGCTGCAGACGTGTTCCATGAGGCGGAACACTCCCTGAGGATGTCCCTGCCAGACCTGGTAGATGTTGTCTTAAAGGGTCCCGAAGAGAAGCTCAATAGAACTATCTATACCCAGCCAGGTATTTTGGTTGCATCCTACGCCATATACAGGGTTATGGAAGAGAGCGGGCTTCCCAAGCCGGATTATTTAGCCGGGCATTCCCTTGGAGAATACACAGCCCTGTTAGTAGCTGGAGGAATTGAGCTGTTTGAGGCTGTCAGGCTCACTTATCTGAGAGGTAAGTATATGCAAGAGGCAGTCCCAGAAGGTAAGGGTGCAATGGCTGCTGTGTTGAAGATACCTCCGGAAGAGGTGGAAAAGGTATGCGAGGAGGCAAGGGAGTTTGGGATAGTTGAACCGGCTAACTACAATTCCCCACAACAAACTGTTATATCAGGGGAGAAACAGGCGGTTGAAAGGGCAAGTGAGCTTGCAAAGCAAAGAGGTGCGAAGGTTATACCTCTTAAAGTTTCTGTCCCTTCCCACTGCTCTCTCATGAAGGGGGCAGCAGACGCCTTCCGTCTGAAGCTTGCCCAGACGCCTATAAAGAATGTAGATATACCCGTTGTTCAGAACTATACAGCCAGGGACCACAAGATGGCTCACGAAGTGAGGGAAAACCTCTACAGACAGATATTCTCCCCCGTGAGATGGTATCAGAGCATTGAATATATGGTTGAACAGGGAGTTGACACCTTTGTAGAGGTTGGTCCTAAGAACGTTCTGTCTAAACTCATACAACAAACGGTCCCCGAGGTGAGGGTTTTCAACATAGAGAAGGTGGAAGACCTTGAAAAGGTCAAGTCTGCCCTATAA
- a CDS encoding aconitate hydratase: MAKGTVAWKIIKEHLVSGKMEPGEEIAIKIDQTLTQDATGTMAYLELEAMGVPRVRTELSVSYIDHNMLQTDFRNPDDHKYLMSVAKRFGIWLSKPGNGICHQVHVERFAKPGKTLLGSDSHTPTSGGVGMLAIGAGGLDVAAAMAGEPFYLKMPKIVGVKLTGKMPDWVTAKDIILELLRRLTVKGGLGKIFEYFGEGVKELSVPERSTITNMGAELGATTSIFPSDEVTRAYLKAQGRDKDWIELLPDPGAEYDEVIEINLSELEPLIAQPHSPDNVVPVREIEGIKVDQVVIGSCTNSSFVDLTRSAKLLEGRKVHPDVVFAVAPGSKQALELITENGGLLSFLKAGARILESACGPCIGMGYAPPSGGVSVRSFNRNFEGRSGTPDAKVYLASPETCVACAIAGEIIDPRRLAKETGAKWIRVEMPDRFPYGDEAFIEPLSPEEAEKVEIYRGPNIKPLPPFDELPDRLEGEVTLIVGDNITTDHIMPAGAKILPLRSNIYAISEYVYHYVDQEFVPRIKAVKEKGKAGVIIGGENYGQGSSREHAALAPRFLGVRAVIAKSFARIHHANLVNFGIVPLEFTDKSDYDKFSLGDEIEIPELTKRLREGKEVLVVNKTTGDEIVCRYNLTPYQVEVLLGGGRLNYIKRKQSQEVAR, from the coding sequence ATGGCTAAAGGTACAGTGGCGTGGAAGATAATTAAGGAACACCTTGTAAGCGGGAAGATGGAGCCCGGAGAGGAGATAGCTATAAAGATAGACCAGACTTTAACTCAGGATGCTACAGGGACAATGGCCTATCTTGAGCTTGAAGCCATGGGTGTTCCCAGGGTAAGGACGGAGCTTTCCGTAAGTTACATAGACCACAATATGCTTCAGACGGACTTTAGAAACCCCGATGACCATAAGTACCTTATGTCCGTTGCCAAAAGGTTTGGCATATGGCTCTCCAAACCTGGTAATGGGATATGCCACCAGGTTCACGTTGAGAGGTTTGCAAAACCCGGTAAAACCCTTCTGGGTTCAGACTCTCACACACCTACGAGTGGTGGGGTTGGAATGCTTGCCATAGGTGCTGGTGGGCTTGACGTGGCTGCGGCCATGGCCGGAGAACCTTTCTACTTGAAGATGCCAAAGATAGTTGGTGTGAAGCTAACCGGTAAGATGCCAGACTGGGTAACTGCAAAGGACATAATTCTGGAACTTTTGAGACGCCTTACCGTCAAAGGGGGCTTGGGAAAGATTTTTGAATACTTCGGAGAGGGGGTAAAGGAGCTTTCAGTCCCGGAAAGGTCAACCATAACAAACATGGGAGCGGAGCTTGGAGCTACAACCTCTATATTTCCTTCAGATGAGGTAACCAGAGCTTACCTTAAAGCCCAGGGAAGAGACAAAGACTGGATTGAGCTTTTGCCAGACCCGGGTGCCGAATACGATGAAGTTATAGAGATAAACCTATCTGAGCTTGAACCTCTTATAGCCCAACCCCATTCTCCCGACAACGTAGTCCCAGTTCGGGAGATAGAGGGAATAAAAGTTGACCAGGTTGTTATCGGTTCCTGTACAAACTCTTCTTTTGTGGACCTCACGAGGAGTGCAAAACTCCTTGAAGGGAGGAAGGTTCACCCTGACGTAGTTTTTGCAGTTGCTCCTGGTTCCAAACAGGCTCTTGAACTGATAACAGAAAACGGTGGGCTGCTGAGCTTTCTTAAGGCGGGAGCCAGAATTCTGGAGAGTGCCTGCGGACCATGCATAGGAATGGGGTACGCTCCTCCAAGCGGCGGTGTTTCTGTAAGGAGCTTTAACAGGAACTTTGAAGGGAGGTCTGGAACTCCGGATGCAAAGGTTTACCTTGCCTCACCTGAAACATGTGTCGCCTGTGCCATAGCAGGAGAGATAATAGACCCTAGAAGGCTTGCTAAGGAAACTGGGGCAAAGTGGATAAGGGTTGAGATGCCCGACAGATTCCCCTATGGAGATGAAGCCTTCATTGAGCCGCTTTCTCCTGAAGAGGCTGAAAAGGTTGAGATATACAGGGGACCTAATATAAAGCCCTTGCCTCCCTTTGATGAGCTACCGGATAGGTTGGAAGGGGAGGTAACTCTGATAGTGGGAGACAACATAACCACAGACCACATAATGCCGGCAGGAGCAAAGATACTTCCCCTCAGGTCAAACATCTACGCTATCTCTGAGTATGTTTATCACTACGTTGACCAGGAGTTTGTCCCGAGGATTAAGGCTGTAAAGGAGAAAGGCAAAGCCGGAGTAATAATTGGGGGAGAGAACTACGGACAAGGTTCCTCCAGGGAACATGCTGCCCTTGCTCCAAGGTTTTTAGGGGTTAGGGCTGTAATAGCAAAGTCCTTTGCCAGGATACATCACGCCAACCTGGTAAACTTTGGTATCGTTCCTCTGGAATTTACAGATAAGTCCGACTACGACAAATTCTCCCTGGGGGACGAGATAGAGATCCCTGAACTCACTAAGAGACTGAGAGAAGGTAAAGAAGTACTGGTTGTAAACAAGACCACGGGGGATGAAATTGTATGTAGATACAACCTTACGCCCTATCAAGTTGAGGTACTCCTGGGAGGAGGAAGGCTCAACTACATAAAGAGGAAACAGTCCCAGGAGGTTGCACGATAA
- the mdh gene encoding malate dehydrogenase — protein sequence MAMRKVVSIVGAGNVGEHVASLIATKGFADIRLFDIPRKDGDKVFEPVKGKALDMKQMVAAMDVDTKIDGFTVTPEGEGYEPMVDSDIVVITAGFPRRPGMSREDLLEANIRILSTIIARVRQYAPNSILIIVTNPVDIMTYAAFKLSGFPASRVIGMAGVLDSARFKTFIAEELRVSPKDIHAYVIGGHGDEMVPLISISNVGGIPLKDLIPKDKLSELIERTRFGGGEIVNLMGTSAYYAPAAAVVDMVEALVTNSRRILPCSVYLDGEAGEYYGVKGFCVGVPVKLGANGVEEIIKVPMLEEERQMWNRSVESVKRSIEIAEVMLGEKSTSK from the coding sequence ATGGCTATGAGAAAGGTTGTTTCCATAGTAGGGGCTGGAAACGTTGGTGAGCATGTGGCCAGCCTTATAGCCACGAAAGGATTTGCTGACATACGGCTGTTTGACATTCCCAGGAAAGACGGAGATAAGGTTTTTGAACCTGTTAAGGGTAAAGCTTTGGACATGAAACAAATGGTAGCCGCAATGGATGTGGATACGAAGATAGACGGTTTTACGGTAACCCCTGAGGGAGAGGGTTATGAACCCATGGTTGATAGCGATATTGTTGTCATCACAGCGGGTTTTCCACGCAGACCGGGTATGTCAAGAGAAGACCTGCTTGAGGCAAATATCAGGATACTATCAACCATAATTGCAAGGGTTCGTCAGTACGCTCCTAACTCCATACTTATAATCGTTACAAACCCTGTTGATATAATGACCTATGCAGCTTTCAAGTTGAGCGGCTTTCCTGCGAGCAGGGTTATAGGGATGGCAGGAGTCCTTGACTCTGCAAGGTTTAAAACTTTTATAGCTGAGGAGCTTAGAGTTTCTCCTAAGGATATTCACGCTTACGTGATAGGTGGACATGGTGATGAGATGGTTCCCTTGATTTCAATATCAAACGTTGGAGGTATACCTTTAAAGGACCTTATCCCTAAGGACAAATTGAGCGAGCTTATTGAGAGAACGAGATTCGGTGGAGGTGAAATAGTAAACTTAATGGGGACATCTGCCTACTATGCTCCTGCGGCTGCTGTGGTTGACATGGTTGAAGCTCTCGTAACCAACAGCAGAAGGATACTCCCCTGCTCCGTTTACCTTGACGGAGAGGCTGGGGAGTATTACGGTGTGAAGGGTTTCTGCGTTGGAGTTCCTGTCAAGTTGGGGGCAAACGGGGTTGAAGAGATAATAAAAGTACCTATGCTTGAAGAGGAGAGACAGATGTGGAACAGGTCTGTGGAGTCAGTTAAGAGGAGTATTGAAATAGCGGAGGTGATGCTCGGTGAGAAGAGTACAAGCAAGTGA
- a CDS encoding fumarate hydratase, with translation MRRVQASEITQVVKELTIKANYEIPPETVALFKEAAQREESPVGREVLQQILLNVEIAQKEQMPYCQDTGVTVVFIEMGQEVIIEGGSLVDAVNEGVRQATNEGFLRASMVWDPLFERKNTGDNTPAVIHTEIVPGDRVKITVAPKGAGSENTSRLAMLKPADGWEGAKRFILETVKNAGPNACPPLTVGVGIGGNFELCAYLAKKALLRPHGERHSDPLIAKVEEELIEDINKLGLGPMGFGGTVTAVDVKVEMYPCHIASLPVAVNIQCHASRHAERII, from the coding sequence GTGAGAAGAGTACAAGCAAGTGAGATAACTCAGGTAGTTAAGGAGCTTACAATAAAGGCGAACTATGAGATACCACCGGAGACAGTAGCCCTTTTTAAAGAAGCGGCTCAGAGAGAAGAATCTCCGGTGGGGAGAGAGGTTCTTCAGCAGATACTTCTGAATGTGGAAATAGCCCAGAAGGAGCAAATGCCTTACTGTCAAGATACTGGGGTTACCGTAGTTTTCATTGAAATGGGTCAGGAGGTAATTATAGAAGGTGGTTCTCTCGTTGATGCTGTGAATGAAGGTGTTAGACAGGCAACAAATGAAGGTTTTCTGAGGGCTTCCATGGTATGGGACCCCCTATTTGAAAGGAAGAACACGGGAGATAATACACCGGCTGTAATTCATACGGAGATTGTGCCGGGTGACAGGGTTAAGATAACGGTAGCTCCCAAAGGTGCCGGTTCTGAAAACACCTCAAGACTTGCCATGTTAAAACCTGCAGACGGCTGGGAGGGAGCAAAGAGGTTCATCTTAGAGACGGTTAAGAATGCTGGACCAAACGCGTGTCCACCCCTCACGGTCGGCGTTGGTATAGGTGGTAACTTTGAGTTGTGTGCCTACCTTGCTAAGAAGGCACTTCTGAGACCCCACGGTGAAAGACACTCAGACCCTCTTATAGCTAAGGTTGAAGAGGAGCTTATAGAGGACATAAACAAGCTGGGGTTGGGTCCAATGGGGTTTGGTGGAACGGTTACCGCTGTAGATGTTAAGGTTGAGATGTATCCCTGCCATATAGCCTCCCTACCGGTAGCCGTTAATATACAGTGTCACGCATCAAGACATGCGGAGAGAATAATTTGA
- the infC gene encoding translation initiation factor IF-3 produces MSKVEEYRINRQIRAKEVRLIDETGKQVGIVPVDEALKLAEEKGLDLVEIAPQAKPPVCKIMDYGKFRYELKKKEREARKKQREHQVEVKDIRMKVMIDEHDLKVKLKYMREFLEDGDKVRVRIRFRGRENIHPELGDKLFNRIVEELQDVGEVEVKPKKEGPFLVFTLAPKRKK; encoded by the coding sequence ATGAGTAAAGTTGAGGAATATCGTATTAACAGACAGATAAGGGCGAAAGAGGTCAGACTTATAGACGAGACAGGAAAGCAGGTTGGCATAGTGCCTGTTGATGAAGCCCTGAAGCTTGCAGAGGAAAAAGGGTTAGACCTTGTTGAGATAGCCCCTCAGGCTAAACCTCCCGTCTGCAAGATAATGGACTACGGAAAGTTCAGGTACGAACTCAAAAAGAAGGAGAGAGAAGCCAGAAAGAAGCAAAGGGAGCATCAGGTTGAGGTGAAGGACATAAGGATGAAGGTTATGATAGACGAGCACGACCTCAAGGTGAAACTCAAGTATATGAGGGAGTTCTTAGAGGACGGGGATAAGGTCAGGGTGAGGATAAGGTTCAGGGGTAGGGAGAACATACACCCGGAGCTTGGAGATAAACTCTTCAACAGGATAGTTGAGGAACTTCAGGATGTCGGTGAGGTAGAGGTAAAACCAAAGAAGGAAGGACCTTTTCTGGTATTCACACTGGCTCCGAAGAGAAAGAAGTGA
- a CDS encoding GYD domain-containing protein — protein MPLYVMLTKISPYAVKNLERLKQIEQEAEKLIEENCPSVRWVMNLVVFGPYDYLDVFEAESDEEAAKVAMIVRSFGHATTETWPAIQWKDFKEIIGTIKGVPGS, from the coding sequence ATGCCGTTGTATGTCATGCTCACAAAAATCTCACCCTATGCGGTAAAAAACCTTGAGAGGCTAAAGCAGATAGAGCAGGAAGCTGAAAAGCTGATTGAAGAAAATTGCCCCAGTGTTAGGTGGGTTATGAATCTGGTTGTTTTCGGACCCTACGATTATCTTGACGTGTTTGAAGCGGAGAGCGATGAAGAGGCGGCAAAAGTAGCTATGATCGTGAGGTCTTTTGGACACGCAACGACGGAAACGTGGCCTGCAATCCAGTGGAAGGACTTTAAAGAGATAATCGGAACGATAAAGGGTGTCCCTGGTAGCTGA
- the rpmI gene encoding 50S ribosomal protein L35: MAKVKMKSNRSAKKRFKVTAKGKIKRWKSGGSHYNTKKEPKRKRRLRKATYVKENMIEHVRALLRV; the protein is encoded by the coding sequence ATGGCAAAGGTGAAGATGAAAAGCAACAGGTCAGCAAAGAAGAGGTTCAAGGTTACTGCGAAAGGTAAGATAAAGAGGTGGAAAAGCGGAGGCTCCCACTACAACACTAAGAAGGAGCCCAAGAGAAAGAGGAGATTAAGAAAGGCAACCTATGTAAAGGAAAATATGATTGAGCATGTAAGGGCACTCCTAAGGGTTTAA
- a CDS encoding ATP-dependent helicase, which produces MLNPQQEKVVRHHGKPLLVVAGAGSGKTKTLAHKVEFLLEKLGLPEESVLCITFTNKAAKEIGDRVYKVTGRELPWVGTFHSVAYRLLKGKAGYEFNVADESDTKSILKELLKEFGINQEDYDKVRRAISRVKEDLGDIKSEELRELFGLYQQELRKNGLFDFGDLMYELYNLLKENDHFRENLRNSFRFILVDEYQDTNTVQYEILKLIAGKDICVVGDPNQCIYEWRFARPDNIIRFMDEFNPDVIKLETNYRSKGYILSVANAILKKSNALWKELIPTLSPVHDMGEKPVVKRFDNEQEEALWVAREIKELLKIYQPADIAVLLRVSYVTDVFESTFFKVGIPYRVVGALRFYERPEVKNLLYVLRFLENPADEPAFRRVVAYLLEGFGDKTIERAKELFKGSWIESLEVLSERVSPSKASKLREFTSFLRELEAEKENYPNILKRLLEETPFLENVLKRHKGDLQERTENVLELIKTATEKFEEGSSLEDFLSEAFLISSEESRQNAVNLMTIHAAKGLEFGAVFLPRLEEEILPHRSAFEDSSELEEERRLFYVAVTRAKEKLYLSYTKSKGRKPSRFLSDVPKALLNLEHFKRKKPLVSYRVELKPNESVRVGTLVNHKVFGVGKVIGIEGERAQVDFKGKIKTIHTSFLEALD; this is translated from the coding sequence ATGCTGAACCCTCAACAGGAAAAGGTAGTTCGTCACCACGGAAAACCCTTACTCGTAGTCGCGGGAGCTGGCTCTGGAAAAACCAAAACCCTAGCCCACAAAGTAGAGTTCCTCCTGGAAAAGCTCGGCTTACCTGAAGAGAGCGTTCTCTGCATAACCTTCACAAACAAAGCGGCAAAGGAGATAGGAGATAGGGTGTACAAAGTCACGGGTAGAGAACTACCCTGGGTAGGCACCTTCCATTCGGTAGCTTACAGGCTTTTGAAGGGAAAAGCCGGATATGAGTTTAACGTAGCGGACGAGTCAGACACAAAGTCTATACTAAAAGAGCTTTTAAAAGAGTTTGGCATAAACCAAGAAGACTACGATAAGGTCAGGAGAGCGATATCAAGAGTAAAGGAAGACCTCGGTGACATAAAGTCTGAGGAGTTGAGAGAGCTCTTTGGTCTATACCAACAAGAGCTAAGGAAGAACGGGCTCTTTGATTTTGGAGACCTGATGTACGAGCTTTACAACCTCCTGAAAGAGAATGACCACTTCAGGGAAAATTTGAGGAATTCATTTAGATTCATACTCGTAGACGAATACCAGGATACCAACACGGTTCAGTATGAAATTCTAAAGCTGATAGCAGGGAAAGATATATGCGTTGTTGGGGACCCAAACCAGTGTATATACGAGTGGCGGTTCGCACGACCTGACAACATAATACGCTTCATGGATGAGTTTAACCCGGATGTGATAAAGCTTGAAACCAACTACCGCTCCAAAGGATACATACTCTCCGTTGCCAACGCGATACTCAAAAAGAGCAACGCCCTCTGGAAAGAGCTCATACCGACCCTAAGTCCCGTTCACGATATGGGCGAAAAACCTGTGGTCAAGAGATTTGATAACGAGCAGGAGGAGGCACTCTGGGTAGCCAGAGAGATAAAGGAGCTTCTGAAAATCTATCAGCCTGCTGATATAGCCGTGCTATTGAGAGTTTCCTACGTAACAGATGTATTTGAAAGCACCTTCTTTAAAGTCGGTATACCCTACAGGGTTGTAGGAGCTCTCAGATTTTACGAAAGACCAGAAGTCAAAAATCTACTTTACGTTCTGAGGTTCTTAGAAAATCCTGCTGACGAACCCGCTTTCAGACGGGTAGTTGCTTACCTCCTTGAAGGCTTCGGGGACAAGACTATAGAGAGGGCTAAGGAGCTTTTCAAGGGCAGCTGGATAGAATCCCTTGAGGTCCTCAGCGAGAGGGTTTCACCATCAAAGGCATCAAAGCTAAGGGAATTTACCTCTTTCCTCAGAGAGCTTGAGGCTGAAAAGGAAAATTACCCAAACATCCTCAAGAGACTTCTTGAAGAAACCCCCTTTCTTGAGAACGTCCTGAAAAGGCACAAGGGAGACCTGCAAGAGAGGACAGAAAACGTCCTTGAACTTATCAAAACAGCCACAGAGAAGTTTGAGGAGGGGAGCTCTCTTGAAGACTTCCTGAGCGAAGCTTTCCTGATATCTTCGGAGGAAAGCAGGCAGAACGCAGTCAACCTTATGACCATACACGCAGCGAAGGGGCTGGAATTCGGTGCAGTCTTCTTACCACGTCTTGAGGAGGAGATATTACCCCACAGGTCAGCCTTTGAAGATAGCTCTGAGCTTGAGGAAGAGAGGAGACTATTTTATGTTGCCGTAACCAGAGCAAAAGAGAAACTTTACCTGTCCTACACAAAGTCTAAGGGGAGGAAACCCAGCCGTTTCCTATCTGATGTACCTAAGGCTCTGCTGAACCTTGAACACTTTAAAAGGAAAAAGCCTTTAGTCTCTTACAGGGTTGAGCTCAAACCCAACGAGAGCGTTAGAGTTGGTACTCTGGTTAACCATAAGGTCTTCGGAGTAGGGAAAGTTATAGGGATTGAAGGTGAAAGGGCTCAGGTGGACTTCAAGGGAAAGATAAAGACGATACACACCTCCTTCTTAGAGGCTCTGGATTAA